One part of the Deltaproteobacteria bacterium genome encodes these proteins:
- a CDS encoding nucleotidyltransferase domain-containing protein, whose amino-acid sequence MFNNINEKKIKKVAQKIATKFYPDKIILFGSWAWGKPGPDSDVDLLIVKETKDARKFAMEVDGYIFPRPFPLDIIVYRQSQIDKRYKMGDFFISEIMDKGKILYAA is encoded by the coding sequence ATGTTCAACAATATTAACGAGAAAAAAATCAAGAAAGTCGCGCAAAAAATTGCTACGAAATTCTACCCCGACAAAATCATTCTGTTTGGATCGTGGGCTTGGGGAAAGCCGGGGCCGGACAGTGACGTTGATCTGCTAATCGTCAAAGAAACAAAGGATGCACGCAAGTTTGCCATGGAAGTGGATGGTTACATCTTTCCGCGCCCGTTTCCATTGGACATCATAGTTTACAGACAAAGCCAGATAGATAAAAGATACAAAATGGGTGATTTTTTTATATCAGAAATCATGGATAAGGGTAAAATTCTTTATGCCGCCTAG
- a CDS encoding 2-oxo acid dehydrogenase subunit E2 produces MFQKNIESYPVKKMPTWRKLTMAMWRPPVDPSAYGTLDIDMTKANTLLEHLRGKMAQKLTPTHLVLKAVALTMKKYPEINVVLCRNRLYQREHIDIFIQVFFKDAGHADLSGAKVRDADQKTLEQIAEELGGQASQIKKGNDPNLKKTKNLLQILTPCLLKWFLKFLEFLTFDLNWRPKFLKLPPDPFGAVMISNVGMFGLKFGFAPLTPLARAPVVIVVGEITDQAVVQNGEIVARPIMTLGITVDHRVMDGYLAGLTGGYLKELLENPEKLLS; encoded by the coding sequence ATGTTTCAGAAAAATATCGAGAGTTATCCCGTCAAAAAAATGCCCACGTGGCGAAAACTTACGATGGCGATGTGGCGGCCGCCCGTGGACCCTTCCGCTTACGGCACACTGGATATCGACATGACCAAGGCCAACACTTTGCTCGAACACCTACGCGGTAAAATGGCGCAAAAATTGACCCCCACGCATCTCGTTCTCAAAGCCGTGGCGCTGACGATGAAAAAATATCCGGAAATAAATGTGGTCCTATGCCGCAACCGGCTTTATCAGCGCGAGCATATTGATATTTTCATCCAAGTTTTTTTTAAGGATGCGGGTCATGCCGATCTTTCCGGAGCCAAGGTCAGAGACGCCGACCAAAAAACTCTGGAGCAAATTGCCGAGGAGTTGGGGGGACAAGCGAGCCAGATCAAAAAGGGAAATGATCCTAATCTGAAAAAAACAAAGAACCTACTTCAGATACTGACACCCTGTTTGTTGAAATGGTTTCTGAAATTTTTGGAATTTTTGACATTTGATCTAAACTGGCGGCCCAAATTTTTAAAACTTCCTCCCGATCCTTTCGGCGCGGTGATGATAAGCAACGTGGGCATGTTCGGTCTGAAGTTTGGGTTCGCCCCGCTCACACCTCTCGCGCGCGCACCGGTTGTTATTGTCGTGGGTGAGATCACCGACCAAGCCGTGGTGCAAAACGGAGAAATTGTTGCGAGGCCCATCATGACCCTTGGCATTACCGTTGATCACCGCGTGATGGATGGCTATCTTGCAGGCCTCACGGGCGGCTATTTAAAAGAATTGCTGGAAAATCCGGAAAAATTATTGTCATAA
- a CDS encoding TolC family protein: protein MSKEKSVNVIVANERVQQALARLKQARSVLLPQLNGNVLEQRQTVNLNAQGITIPGQSGVIGPFETFDARAKLTQTIFDLSAIERLRQSNAGQSVSQAEATKAKQDAMALVATLYIEAKRAHDGIQMAETLLRRDEENFKLATTQFKLGTGSDVAVKQTEAFLAESKHRLEKANADALERRLDFAASLSIPSDQPILFAEGNLPTLKILPLKNEITETTATHPDVALAQENLKQRDIEKTVEVAGFIPKITGNADYGNIGRHVLHTDGTYTLGVQLSIPIFDSGLKSGKYREASSRFRESEATLNDVKQHVTANALSARETVKQTEAFVAAGKTKKMVAAKERMLVQQRVETGIGSRLELVVATANEAIATDGEYEALATHHIAQINLAHAMGNMEALCR from the coding sequence ATGTCCAAAGAAAAAAGTGTGAATGTGATTGTCGCCAATGAACGGGTGCAACAAGCGCTGGCGAGACTGAAGCAGGCGCGCTCTGTTTTACTGCCGCAACTGAATGGAAATGTTTTGGAGCAGAGACAAACCGTCAACTTAAATGCGCAGGGAATTACGATTCCGGGGCAGTCCGGTGTAATCGGTCCCTTTGAAACCTTTGATGCCCGGGCCAAACTGACTCAAACTATTTTTGATCTTTCGGCAATTGAACGGCTCAGGCAGAGCAATGCCGGGCAGTCGGTTTCTCAGGCAGAAGCCACCAAGGCAAAACAAGATGCTATGGCACTGGTCGCCACATTATATATTGAGGCCAAACGCGCCCACGACGGCATACAAATGGCCGAAACTCTTTTGAGAAGAGACGAAGAAAATTTCAAACTCGCCACCACTCAATTTAAATTGGGGACCGGCTCGGATGTTGCGGTCAAACAGACGGAGGCTTTTCTTGCAGAGAGCAAACATCGCCTTGAAAAAGCAAACGCGGATGCCCTTGAGCGCCGACTTGATTTCGCCGCTTCTCTCTCCATCCCCAGCGATCAACCCATTTTGTTTGCTGAAGGAAATTTGCCAACGCTGAAAATACTTCCATTGAAAAATGAAATCACTGAAACAACGGCAACACATCCTGATGTTGCCCTCGCTCAGGAAAATCTTAAACAGCGTGACATCGAAAAAACGGTTGAGGTTGCTGGGTTTATTCCAAAAATTACCGGAAATGCGGATTATGGAAACATCGGTCGTCATGTTTTACACACCGATGGAACTTATACTTTGGGAGTACAACTCTCCATTCCCATTTTTGATTCCGGTTTGAAATCGGGAAAATACAGAGAAGCTTCAAGCCGTTTTCGAGAGAGCGAGGCAACACTCAACGATGTAAAACAACATGTCACCGCCAACGCACTCAGTGCGCGTGAGACAGTCAAACAAACAGAAGCGTTTGTCGCCGCAGGCAAAACAAAAAAAATGGTTGCGGCGAAAGAAAGAATGCTGGTGCAACAGCGCGTGGAAACGGGCATTGGAAGCAGGCTGGAGCTGGTGGTGGCCACGGCCAATGAAGCGATAGCCACCGATGGAGAATATGAAGCACTCGCAACGCATCACATCGCGCAAATTAATCTTGCACATGCTATGGGAAATATGGAGGCGTTATGCAGATGA
- a CDS encoding deoxyhypusine synthase family protein — MTIKEFIKHHYRHFNAAVVVDASEAYVQHLAKGGKMFMTIAGAMSTGELGLSLAEMIRKDKVHGICCTGANLEEDIFNLVAHEYYERVPHYRQLSPAEETKLRDRGMNRVTDTCIPEEEAIRRIEKQVLKLWQKADQEKKSYFPYEFMYQLIRSGTIKDNYQIDAKDSWVVAACEKNIPIFSPGWEDSTLGNIFVSHVIKKNLSNFHIVKSGVEQMAHLTDWYRETNKNSSIGFFQIAGGIAGDFPICVVPMIQQDLKEDCKFWGYFCQISDSTTSYGSYSGAVPNEKITWGKVEGDTPRFIIESDATIVAPLMFAYILGW; from the coding sequence ATGACCATCAAAGAATTTATCAAACATCATTATCGTCACTTCAATGCCGCTGTCGTGGTGGATGCTTCCGAAGCCTATGTTCAGCATCTGGCCAAAGGTGGCAAAATGTTCATGACCATTGCGGGTGCCATGAGCACCGGCGAATTGGGGCTTTCACTGGCGGAGATGATCCGCAAAGACAAGGTGCATGGCATTTGTTGCACCGGTGCCAATCTTGAAGAAGACATTTTCAATCTTGTCGCGCATGAATATTATGAACGTGTTCCCCACTATCGCCAATTGTCCCCGGCTGAAGAAACAAAACTCAGAGACCGCGGCATGAACCGCGTGACCGATACCTGCATTCCCGAAGAAGAAGCGATTCGGCGGATTGAGAAACAGGTTTTGAAATTGTGGCAGAAGGCCGATCAGGAAAAGAAGAGTTATTTTCCTTATGAGTTCATGTATCAGCTGATCCGCTCAGGAACTATTAAAGATAATTATCAGATTGACGCGAAAGATTCGTGGGTGGTGGCGGCGTGTGAAAAAAATATTCCCATTTTCAGTCCCGGTTGGGAAGATTCAACGCTGGGAAATATTTTTGTTTCTCATGTCATCAAAAAAAACCTCTCCAATTTTCATATTGTGAAGTCCGGCGTAGAACAGATGGCCCACCTGACCGACTGGTATAGAGAAACGAACAAAAATAGTTCGATCGGTTTTTTCCAGATTGCCGGCGGGATTGCCGGTGATTTCCCAATTTGCGTGGTGCCGATGATCCAGCAGGATTTGAAGGAAGATTGTAAATTCTGGGGTTATTTCTGTCAGATTTCAGACAGTACCACCTCTTATGGTTCCTACAGCGGTGCCGTTCCAAATGAAAAAATCACATGGGGAAAAGTCGAGGGAGATACGCCACGATTTATTATTGAATCGGATGCCACAATCGTAGCACCCCTCATGTTCGCCTATATTTTGGGATGGTAA
- a CDS encoding Fic family protein: protein MKRLLQTRLAPETLNYLQHISRFQEQWRTVLDTSKDFYVSLKKTTLITSAGASTRIEGASLSDDDIIKRLVGLKIKKIRDRDEAEVAGYIDCKKYIFDHYGDLEISEHNIRSLHQMMMVYLPESLFPPNQKGTYKNIPNSVVRIDHDTGKSEVIFETMPPGSQTETAMRELTDDYRHFIQNPNYSDLEVIAAFIAVFLAIHPFRDGNGRISRLLTDLCLLRQDYLFCMYSSHEKIIEDNKEQYYIALRQTQISLKTKPDLNPWFIYFLKTLDQQTTYLQKKLPASKPATLTSLEEKVLDLIHKHRIVTIGFLERESKMKRVTLKSILARLKQRDLIEMEGERKTSRYKAKSSV from the coding sequence ATGAAAAGACTCCTTCAAACACGATTGGCGCCCGAAACGTTAAACTATCTCCAACACATAAGCCGTTTTCAGGAACAGTGGAGAACGGTCCTCGACACTTCAAAAGATTTTTATGTTTCATTAAAAAAAACAACTCTCATCACTTCTGCAGGGGCCTCCACGCGCATTGAAGGAGCTTCTCTTTCAGATGACGATATTATCAAAAGGTTAGTCGGACTCAAAATCAAAAAAATCAGGGACAGAGACGAGGCGGAAGTGGCAGGATACATTGACTGTAAAAAATATATTTTCGATCACTACGGGGATTTGGAAATTTCCGAACACAACATCCGTTCCTTGCATCAAATGATGATGGTCTATCTGCCAGAATCTCTTTTTCCACCCAATCAAAAAGGAACTTATAAAAATATTCCCAATTCGGTGGTACGGATCGATCACGACACGGGAAAAAGTGAAGTGATTTTTGAAACAATGCCGCCCGGCTCCCAAACAGAAACCGCCATGAGAGAACTGACCGACGACTACCGCCATTTCATTCAAAATCCGAATTATTCCGATTTGGAAGTCATTGCCGCTTTCATAGCCGTCTTTCTGGCGATTCATCCTTTTCGGGACGGAAACGGCCGTATCAGTCGTTTGCTGACTGATCTTTGTCTTTTAAGACAAGATTATTTGTTCTGCATGTATTCCTCTCACGAAAAAATCATCGAGGATAACAAAGAACAATATTACATTGCTCTGCGGCAGACGCAGATTTCTCTGAAAACAAAGCCGGATTTAAATCCATGGTTTATTTATTTTTTAAAAACTTTGGATCAGCAGACAACTTATCTGCAAAAAAAATTGCCGGCATCAAAACCTGCAACGCTGACATCTTTGGAGGAAAAAGTATTGGATCTCATCCATAAACATAGGATCGTTACGATCGGCTTTTTGGAAAGAGAATCCAAAATGAAACGCGTAACACTTAAAAGCATCTTGGCCCGTCTCAAACAACGAGACCTGATTGAAATGGAGGGAGAAAGAAAAACAAGTCGCTACAAAGCAAAATCAAGTGTTTGA
- the chrA gene encoding chromate efflux transporter gives MQPFRLLDLILYLLKLGAIGFGGPVALLGYMQRDLIEEKKWFTKEEYYDGLAFAQLLPGPLAAQLAIYFGYKKGKIFGATIVGISFILPSFLMVLALAYFYVQHRDLSWINAVFYGMSAAIIAVIVRSAYHLAKLSLSDKKGLWCIVIVLFAITIFFQKVQLSFYLAGGLAGILLYAFPKNFFRKQKMFSLVPLELFFFFFKAALSVYGGGIALLPYVYAGVVGKHHWLTAKQFLDAASVGMITPGPFLITVAFIGFLVDGFPGSAISVLGVFLPVWLFVILLLPWYHKISGNTQVRAFVSGVTAAVAGGIAGSAYLMGKTAIVDGWTAGIALLVFFLMSKTKIPDPVLILASGVFGFFLKGF, from the coding sequence ATGCAACCCTTCCGCTTATTAGATCTTATTCTTTATTTACTAAAACTAGGTGCCATCGGGTTTGGCGGGCCTGTCGCACTGCTGGGATATATGCAACGCGATTTGATCGAAGAAAAAAAATGGTTTACCAAAGAGGAATATTATGACGGTCTTGCCTTCGCGCAACTTCTTCCGGGTCCTCTTGCGGCGCAACTCGCCATCTACTTTGGGTACAAGAAGGGAAAAATTTTTGGCGCAACGATTGTTGGCATCTCCTTTATTCTTCCCTCGTTCCTCATGGTTTTAGCCCTCGCCTATTTTTATGTCCAACACAGGGATCTTTCGTGGATCAACGCCGTATTCTACGGCATGAGCGCCGCCATTATCGCAGTGATCGTCCGATCCGCTTACCATCTCGCCAAACTTTCGTTGTCCGATAAAAAAGGACTCTGGTGCATTGTCATTGTTTTGTTTGCCATCACCATTTTTTTTCAAAAAGTACAACTCTCTTTTTATCTTGCGGGCGGACTCGCCGGAATTCTTCTTTATGCTTTCCCCAAAAATTTTTTCCGAAAACAGAAAATGTTTTCCCTCGTTCCGTTGGAATTATTTTTCTTTTTTTTCAAAGCGGCCCTTTCTGTTTACGGCGGAGGCATTGCTCTTCTGCCTTATGTTTACGCCGGAGTAGTGGGCAAACATCACTGGCTCACGGCAAAACAATTTCTGGACGCGGCAAGCGTTGGTATGATTACACCGGGCCCGTTTTTGATTACCGTCGCGTTTATCGGTTTTTTGGTCGATGGTTTTCCGGGTTCCGCCATTTCGGTGTTGGGCGTCTTCCTCCCCGTTTGGCTTTTCGTAATTTTGCTTCTCCCCTGGTACCATAAAATTTCCGGCAACACACAGGTGCGCGCGTTTGTGAGCGGCGTCACCGCGGCAGTGGCCGGCGGCATCGCGGGCTCTGCATACCTGATGGGCAAAACAGCAATTGTAGATGGATGGACCGCAGGCATCGCCCTCCTCGTTTTTTTTCTGATGAGCAAAACAAAAATTCCAGACCCTGTGTTGATTCTTGCCTCGGGAGTTTTCGGATTTTTTCTGAAAGGATTTTAG
- a CDS encoding HEPN domain-containing protein yields the protein MPPSSAKKYIEWFAKAGEDELSIRAIFKGGSPGTACFLAQQMFEKYLKGLAVFHNKRFLKVHDLLTLETILLDVEPDVTDLHNDLKHLNRYYIETRYPGDYPQFTEKEAHTAYEAAERVKNFVMQKVKSK from the coding sequence ATGCCGCCTAGTTCCGCGAAGAAATATATTGAATGGTTTGCCAAAGCCGGAGAGGACGAGCTTTCTATCAGGGCCATATTCAAGGGAGGATCCCCCGGCACAGCCTGTTTCCTTGCACAGCAGATGTTTGAAAAATATTTAAAAGGACTGGCGGTCTTTCATAACAAACGCTTTCTGAAGGTTCATGATCTTCTCACATTGGAAACGATTCTTTTAGATGTGGAACCTGATGTTACCGACCTCCACAACGACCTCAAACATTTGAATCGTTACTACATCGAAACCCGCTATCCTGGAGACTATCCTCAATTTACGGAGAAAGAAGCCCACACTGCCTATGAAGCGGCGGAACGCGTTAAAAATTTTGTCATGCAAAAGGTCAAATCAAAATAA